A window of Candidatus Zymogenus saltonus contains these coding sequences:
- a CDS encoding LptF/LptG family permease, which yields MQKIISRHFMLEILANFSIGLVIFSFIIVMGRIFQLTEMMVSQGMSFLNVVILIALMLPNFLVFTIPMSLVLSIILTFGRASRDYEIIAFKASGISVYQLIRPVILFTMLTLTVTFYLTIYVAPRNNFNLHKFVVRIIGSQVNVALHEKVFNDMRGIIIYVDRIPSNSDRLYGILVYDETNVDVAVTIIAQEGYIRGDESNSFLTISLINGTIILSRKNMDSDQTSVFSRYDLNINIFGDENNNEKILKRDYEMTLSELYADIDWLRNDLVGHEKEYLENPGDPEAKFNYDSTISSIRKRQVEISKRFAFPFACIVFMLIGIPLGIQTNPRGKSGGMFLAIIVIFIYYIFMLIGELLGKNGLIPPIYSMWIGNAIMGGAGLYIFIKTGRESPVLIITLYNNILAFINKIFQRFNK from the coding sequence ATGCAGAAAATTATCTCAAGACATTTCATGCTTGAAATCCTCGCCAATTTCTCAATTGGCCTTGTAATATTCAGCTTCATCATAGTCATGGGAAGGATATTCCAGCTGACCGAGATGATGGTAAGTCAGGGAATGAGCTTTCTCAACGTCGTGATCCTCATCGCCCTTATGCTTCCCAACTTCCTCGTATTCACAATCCCAATGTCCCTGGTCTTATCCATTATCCTCACCTTCGGCAGGGCTTCGAGGGACTATGAGATTATTGCGTTTAAGGCTTCCGGAATCAGCGTCTACCAGCTTATCCGCCCCGTGATTCTCTTTACCATGCTGACCCTTACGGTAACATTTTACCTCACCATTTACGTGGCCCCGCGAAACAACTTCAACCTCCATAAATTCGTCGTCAGAATAATAGGCTCCCAGGTCAACGTGGCCCTCCATGAAAAGGTCTTCAACGACATGAGGGGAATAATCATATACGTTGACAGGATACCGTCCAATTCCGATAGATTATACGGAATTCTCGTTTACGACGAGACCAATGTGGATGTGGCGGTTACCATTATTGCCCAGGAGGGTTACATTCGGGGCGATGAGTCCAATTCCTTTCTCACCATCAGCTTGATTAACGGGACTATCATACTTTCGAGAAAGAACATGGACTCCGATCAGACATCCGTCTTCAGCAGATATGATCTAAACATCAACATATTCGGCGACGAAAACAACAATGAGAAGATCCTAAAAAGGGACTACGAGATGACCCTGAGCGAGCTGTACGCCGACATCGATTGGCTGAGGAATGACCTTGTCGGGCACGAAAAAGAGTATCTTGAAAATCCCGGTGATCCGGAAGCGAAGTTTAATTACGATTCCACGATATCATCGATAAGGAAGAGACAGGTCGAGATTTCAAAGCGTTTTGCCTTTCCCTTCGCCTGCATTGTCTTTATGCTTATAGGCATCCCTCTGGGTATACAGACAAACCCCCGGGGGAAGTCGGGGGGAATGTTTCTCGCCATAATTGTCATCTTTATCTACTATATTTTTATGCTCATAGGAGAGCTTTTGGGCAAAAACGGCTTGATCCCCCCCATATATTCGATGTGGATAGGTAACGCAATCATGGGAGGGGCGGGGCTGTATATTTTTATCAAGACCGGACGGGAATCCCCCGTATTGATAATCACGCTCTACAACAATATTCTGGCTTTTATAAACAAGATATTTCAAAGATTCAACAAATGA